AAGCGCGAAGACGACAAAACCGAAGTCCCTGAGGCGCTTGATAACATCGGGTCCATTGCCGCTGGCCCATGCGAGGATCAGGTCGGGTTTAAGGGCGAGGATCTTTTCCAGGTTGAAATTGTTGTGCCGACCGACCCGGGGGATATCGAGGGCAGGTGGTGGATAGTCGCTGTATTCGCTGACGCCGACCACGTGCGAACCCAACCCGAGGGAGAACAGGAGCTCGGTGGCATGGGGCGCAAGACTCACAATGCGCTGGGGCGGGTGGTCGAGGGTGACCTGTACGCCGGTGTCGTCGGTAACGGTGAGCGCCGCACACAGCGACGCCCATCCCCAGAACACCAGTAAAAAGACCCCCTGTCTGAATCGAAACGGCATCCGGCTATTTGCTGGTCAACCGATCCAGCAGCAGCAACTGGGACGCCAGCCGGTCTTCGCCTTCTGCTGGCGAGTTCTGGATATAGCTGCCGTCCGGCTGCAGCACCCAACTCTGGCAATTGTCCGCCAGGTAGGTTTCCAGGTCAGAGCGAAGGCGTTCAGCCAACTCGCGGTCCTCCACGGGAAAAGCCACCTCCACCCGGTTAAGCAGGTTGCGCACCATGGCATCGGCACTGGAGCAGTAAACCTCAAACTTACCGCCGTGGCCGAAGTAGTACACCCGGGTGTGCTCCAGGAAGCGTCCGACAATCGATCGCACCTGAATATTCTCCGATAGCCCGGGTACGCCGGGACGCAGGCAACAGATACCGCGGATGATCAGTTCCACCCGAACCCCGGCGCGGGACGCCCGGTAAAGCGCCTTGATCACATCAGGCTCGGTCAGTGCGTTGATCTTCATGATGATATGGCCCTGCTCACCCAACAACGCCTCGCGGTCTATCAGCTCGATCAGGCGCTTGTGTAGGGTAAAGGGCGCATGGAACAGTTTCTTGATCTTGAGTGCCTTGCCCATCCCTGTGAGCTGTTGGAACAGCTTGTTGACGTCGTCGCCCAGGGCATCGTCACAGGACAGCAGGCTGTAGTCGGTATAGAGCCGCGCATTGCCGGCGTGGTAGTTGCCCGTCCCCAGGTGGACATAACGCTTGAGCCGCCCTTCTTCGCGACGCACGATCAGGATCATCTTGGCGTGGGTCTTGTAGCCCACCACGCCGTAGACCACCACCACACCGGCCTCCTGCAGACGGCTGGCCAGCTCGAGGTTTTCCGCTTCGTCGAAGCGCGCGCGCAGCTCGATAACCGCCGTGACTTCCTTGCCGCGCCGGGCGGCGTCCATCAGGGCTTCGACGATCTCCGAGTCGGCGCCGGTACGGTACAGGGTCTGGCGGATGGCCAGTACCTGCGGGTCCTTGGCGGCCTGGCGCAGGAAGTCGATGACCGGCGTGAAGCTCTCGTAGGGGTGCAGCAGCAGGATGGGCTGCTGACGGATGGCATCGAAGATGATTTCCTTGTTACGGATCTGCTTGGGTACTGCTGGCGAGAAGCCGCTGTACATCAGGTCCGGCCGGTTCACCAGGGCGCCGACGGCCATCAGGCGCGTCAGGTTGACCGGGCCGTGCACCCGGTACAGTTCCCGTTCGGTGAGGCCGAATTCCTTCAGCAGGAAGTCGATCAGGTCCGGTGGGCAATTGTCAGCCACTTCCAGCCGCACGCCATCGCCGAAACGGCGGCTCAACAGCTCGCCGCGCAGGGCGGAGGCCAGGTCTTCCAGATCGTCTTCCAGCTCCAGGTCGGCATTCCGGGTCAGGCGGAACTGGTAGCACCCCTTCACCTCCATGCCCGGGAACAGCTCGTCTGCATGGGCGTGGATCATCGATGACAGGAACACCAGGTTGTCGCCGCCGTTGCAGATATCGTCCGGCAGGCGCACCAGGCGCGGCAGGGAGCGCGGCGCCGGCACGATGGCCATACCGGTTTCACGCCCAAACGCATCCTTGCCATCCAGCTCAACGATAAAGTTCAGGCTCTTGTTGACCAGACGTGGAAACGGGTGCGAGGGATCCAGACCGATCGGATTGACCACCGGCAGGATCTCGTCTTCGAAGTACCGGCGAACCCAGTCCGCCTGGGCCTCGGTCCAGTCGCGGCGGCGGACGAAGTGGATATTCTCCGTTTCCATCGCCGGAATCAGCACGTTGTTGAGGATGTCGTACTGTTCGTAGATATAGTCGTGGGCGACCCGGCTGATTTCATTGAGCAACTGCTCCGGTAGCAAGCCATCCGGCCCGACGCTTTCGCGGCCGTACTTCATCTGCTGGCGCAGGCCGGCGACGCGGATCTCGAAGAACTCATCCATGTTGCTACTGAAGATGCAGCAGAAGATCAGCCGGTTGATCAACGGATGGGTCTCGTCCATCGCCTGCTGCAGCACCCGGTAGTTGAACTGCAGATGGCTCAGCTCGCGGTTGAAGTAATTCTCGCTGGCGTTGATATCCGGCAGCTGCTCGATAGGCAGTTGGGCTTCGGTGGCGGCTTCCGTTTCAGTCGTCATAGTTTGTCGCTTTTATTGGATTCGATGTCTTGGCGCCCGCTCAGTTGGGCCAGCTCAACTGGGATCGCCACCCAGGATTTGCGCGGCGCGCTTGGCAAAATAGGTCAGGATGGCATCCGCACCGGCCCGGCGCAGACATAACAGGCTTTCCATCATCACGGCATCGCCGTCCAGCCAGCCATTCTGGGCCGCAGCCATGTGCATCGCGTACTCCCCACTGACCTGATAGACAAAGGTGGGCACCTTGAGTTCGTGCTTGACCCTGTGAACGATGTCCAGGTACGGCATGCCGGGCTTGATCATCACCATGTCAGCGCCTTCAGCCAGGTCGATGGCCACCTCATGCAGGGCCTCGTCGCTGTTGCCCGGGTCCATCTGGTAGGTCGCCTTGTTGCCCTTACCCAGGTTAGCGGCCGAACCCACCGCATCGCGGAAGGGACCGTAATAGCTGGAGGCATATTTGGCGGAATACGCCAGGA
The window above is part of the Marinobacter nanhaiticus D15-8W genome. Proteins encoded here:
- the ppk1 gene encoding polyphosphate kinase 1 produces the protein MTTETEAATEAQLPIEQLPDINASENYFNRELSHLQFNYRVLQQAMDETHPLINRLIFCCIFSSNMDEFFEIRVAGLRQQMKYGRESVGPDGLLPEQLLNEISRVAHDYIYEQYDILNNVLIPAMETENIHFVRRRDWTEAQADWVRRYFEDEILPVVNPIGLDPSHPFPRLVNKSLNFIVELDGKDAFGRETGMAIVPAPRSLPRLVRLPDDICNGGDNLVFLSSMIHAHADELFPGMEVKGCYQFRLTRNADLELEDDLEDLASALRGELLSRRFGDGVRLEVADNCPPDLIDFLLKEFGLTERELYRVHGPVNLTRLMAVGALVNRPDLMYSGFSPAVPKQIRNKEIIFDAIRQQPILLLHPYESFTPVIDFLRQAAKDPQVLAIRQTLYRTGADSEIVEALMDAARRGKEVTAVIELRARFDEAENLELASRLQEAGVVVVYGVVGYKTHAKMILIVRREEGRLKRYVHLGTGNYHAGNARLYTDYSLLSCDDALGDDVNKLFQQLTGMGKALKIKKLFHAPFTLHKRLIELIDREALLGEQGHIIMKINALTEPDVIKALYRASRAGVRVELIIRGICCLRPGVPGLSENIQVRSIVGRFLEHTRVYYFGHGGKFEVYCSSADAMVRNLLNRVEVAFPVEDRELAERLRSDLETYLADNCQSWVLQPDGSYIQNSPAEGEDRLASQLLLLDRLTSK